A region from the Pyrinomonadaceae bacterium genome encodes:
- the ispD gene encoding 2-C-methyl-D-erythritol 4-phosphate cytidylyltransferase, producing the protein MNVAIVVAAGKGTRLGGARPKQFLELRGVPVVIHTLRQFERCQEINEVITVLPAEDTAGFESLAQQFELKKSGRIVAGGATRAQSVRNGLNAIDNAEIVTVHDGVRPFVTPEEIDQVVAAARETGAAVLTAPVADTIKRVQDGRIIETVSRAELRRALTPQGFRFAILKRAYEKLDELESAGLEITDESLLVERLGVEVVTVEGSARNIKITNEEDLAFCEAILKSVVRAQ; encoded by the coding sequence ATGAACGTCGCCATAGTCGTGGCTGCCGGGAAGGGAACGCGACTCGGCGGCGCGCGGCCTAAACAGTTCCTCGAGTTGCGCGGCGTCCCCGTAGTCATTCATACGCTCCGTCAGTTCGAGCGCTGTCAGGAAATCAACGAAGTCATCACGGTGCTACCCGCCGAAGACACGGCGGGTTTTGAGTCTCTAGCGCAGCAGTTTGAGCTAAAGAAATCGGGCCGGATTGTTGCCGGCGGCGCCACCCGGGCGCAGTCGGTGCGCAACGGACTTAATGCGATCGATAATGCGGAGATTGTGACGGTTCACGATGGCGTGCGTCCGTTCGTGACCCCTGAGGAGATTGACCAGGTTGTGGCTGCCGCCAGAGAGACTGGCGCAGCGGTTCTTACGGCGCCGGTTGCTGATACCATTAAACGAGTTCAAGACGGCCGGATAATTGAAACGGTCTCCCGCGCTGAATTGCGACGAGCGCTGACGCCACAGGGCTTTCGATTCGCGATTCTAAAACGCGCGTACGAAAAGCTTGATGAGCTGGAATCCGCGGGACTGGAGATCACGGATGAAAGTTTGTTAGTTGAGCGGCTGGGCGTTGAAGTCGTTACGGTTGAAGGAAGCGCTCGAAATATTAAGATTACAAACGAAGAAGATTTAGCTTTTTGTGAGGCAATCTTAAAGTCAGTTGTCCGTGCTCAGTAG
- the ispF gene encoding 2-C-methyl-D-erythritol 2,4-cyclodiphosphate synthase, translating into MFRIGIGQDTHRLVAGRPLILGGVSIAFDLGAEGHSDSDALAHALIDALLGAMSDGDIGSHFPDNNPRWKDADSFDMLAHVMKRVEARGFHVVNTDATVMLERPKLREYIGSMRVNLARALSVDVDCVSVKAKTGEGLDAVGRGEAVSAMAVVLLMSKQS; encoded by the coding sequence ATGTTTCGCATCGGTATCGGTCAGGACACGCATCGCCTTGTCGCCGGACGTCCGCTGATTCTCGGCGGCGTCAGCATTGCTTTTGATCTCGGCGCCGAGGGCCACTCCGATTCTGATGCGTTGGCGCACGCCTTGATCGACGCGCTGTTGGGCGCGATGTCCGACGGTGACATCGGCAGTCACTTTCCCGACAACAATCCCAGGTGGAAAGATGCCGACAGCTTTGACATGCTGGCGCACGTCATGAAGAGAGTGGAAGCGCGCGGTTTTCATGTCGTCAATACTGACGCAACCGTCATGTTGGAACGCCCGAAATTGCGCGAATACATCGGCTCGATGCGGGTCAATCTTGCGCGGGCCTTGAGCGTGGACGTCGATTGCGTCAGCGTGAAAGCGAAGACAGGTGAAGGACTGGATGCCGTCGGTCGCGGTGAAGCCGTGAGCGCAATGGCAGTAGTCTTGCTAATGTCAAAGCAGAGTTGA
- a CDS encoding thymidine phosphorylase, with protein sequence MRPQDIIRKKRDGAELSRDEIAFFVKGVTSGDVAEYQISAWLMAVFLNGMTDAEQSLLTEAMLHSGEILDFSDIPKPKVDKHSTGGVGDKTSLLIAPFAAAAGVCVPMISGRGLGHTGGTLDKLESIPGYRVNLSLKEFRAVLDTTGFAMNGQTKEIAPADKKLYALRDATATVEAIPLIVGSIISKKGAAGLDAMVIDVKTGSGAFMSDPAKAKQLAQALVKTGNSLGMHSQALITDMNQPLGSAVGHSIEVLECINLLRGEIDEGARPVLDLSIELAARMVVLAKLENTIEAARDRIKRVHESGAALETFRANVAAQGGEPRVCDDPTRILPLTDKAFEVESPRSGFVTKVSTAEVGHTIAEAGGGRVRIEDKIDPRVGFITKTKIGDEVRAGDSIGVVFCDDSARGETAAARIQAAYEIGESPVEPPQLVKEVID encoded by the coding sequence TTGAGACCTCAGGACATCATTCGCAAGAAACGTGACGGCGCGGAATTGTCGCGCGATGAGATCGCGTTTTTCGTCAAAGGGGTCACCAGCGGTGATGTCGCCGAATATCAAATCTCCGCGTGGCTGATGGCCGTGTTTTTGAACGGCATGACTGACGCCGAGCAGTCCCTGCTCACCGAAGCGATGTTGCATTCGGGAGAGATTCTCGACTTCTCAGATATTCCCAAGCCAAAAGTTGATAAGCACTCCACGGGTGGCGTCGGCGACAAAACTTCTCTCTTAATTGCGCCCTTCGCGGCTGCGGCTGGAGTCTGCGTGCCGATGATTTCCGGACGGGGCCTCGGACACACGGGCGGGACGCTCGACAAGCTGGAATCAATTCCGGGTTATCGGGTGAACTTATCGCTGAAGGAATTCCGGGCCGTGCTCGACACCACTGGCTTCGCAATGAACGGACAAACGAAAGAGATAGCCCCGGCTGACAAAAAGCTTTACGCGTTGCGCGACGCGACCGCGACCGTGGAAGCCATTCCCTTGATCGTGGGCTCAATCATTTCGAAGAAGGGCGCAGCAGGTCTCGATGCAATGGTCATCGACGTGAAGACCGGCTCGGGCGCTTTCATGAGCGACCCGGCCAAGGCTAAGCAGTTGGCGCAGGCGCTGGTAAAGACCGGCAACTCGCTCGGCATGCATTCGCAAGCGCTGATTACGGATATGAATCAGCCGCTGGGCAGCGCGGTCGGGCACTCCATCGAAGTGCTCGAGTGCATCAACCTGTTACGCGGAGAGATCGATGAAGGGGCGCGACCGGTACTCGATCTTTCAATCGAACTCGCGGCGCGGATGGTGGTGTTGGCGAAACTGGAAAATACTATTGAGGCCGCGCGTGATCGAATCAAACGAGTCCACGAATCCGGAGCGGCGCTTGAGACATTTCGCGCCAATGTCGCGGCCCAGGGTGGCGAGCCCCGCGTCTGTGACGATCCGACGCGGATTCTGCCGTTGACAGACAAAGCGTTTGAGGTAGAATCGCCGCGCTCCGGGTTTGTCACGAAAGTTAGTACCGCCGAAGTCGGACATACCATCGCCGAGGCCGGCGGTGGCCGCGTGCGCATCGAAGACAAAATTGATCCGCGGGTCGGCTTCATTACCAAAACAAAGATCGGCGATGAGGTTCGCGCCGGTGATTCCATCGGCGTCGTTTTTTGCGACGATTCAGCCCGCGGCGAAACGGCGGCCGCGCGTATCCAGGCAGCTTATGAAATAGGCGAGTCGCCAGTAGAGCCACCCCAACTAGTCAAAGAAGTGATCGACTAA
- a CDS encoding BMP family ABC transporter substrate-binding protein, translating into MKLKALIALTVVALLVFGSVACQRTGDAAEDPKNIRVGIVFDIGGKDDRSFNAAAWVGVKCAETGKQPDGQPCKDSQGNDKPALGVVLRDVEPGNPTSIEPAMRAFAERGFDLVIGVGFAQGPIMQSVARDYPNIRFAIIDGVIFEDDGKTPRANVASLVFKEHEGSYLVGIIAGMTSKTGVVGFIGGMDIGLIHRFEGGYEQGAKSVNPNIQVIQNYVGVTDAAWNNPGKGKEIALAQISKGADVIFTAAGNSGLGAFDAVEQAGTANGRATHFVIGVDSNQNMVKPGFVLTSMIKRVDNAVYDIVKNVVEGKFQGGFHVFGLESDGVGYVMDTHNEKLVSPEAIKASEEAKKKIIAKEITVIDRMTQ; encoded by the coding sequence ATGAAATTGAAAGCACTCATCGCGCTCACCGTTGTCGCGCTCCTGGTTTTTGGTAGCGTGGCTTGTCAACGAACGGGCGACGCCGCTGAAGATCCAAAAAATATCCGCGTGGGAATTGTTTTCGACATCGGCGGCAAAGATGACCGTTCGTTCAATGCGGCCGCCTGGGTCGGGGTGAAGTGCGCCGAAACGGGTAAGCAACCTGACGGCCAGCCTTGCAAGGACTCGCAGGGAAATGACAAACCGGCTCTCGGCGTTGTGCTGCGTGATGTTGAGCCCGGCAATCCGACTTCAATCGAGCCGGCGATGCGCGCGTTTGCCGAACGCGGCTTCGATCTGGTCATCGGCGTCGGTTTCGCGCAGGGCCCGATCATGCAAAGCGTGGCGCGCGATTATCCAAACATCCGGTTTGCGATTATCGATGGCGTGATTTTTGAAGACGACGGCAAGACCCCGAGAGCCAATGTTGCCTCGCTCGTTTTCAAAGAGCATGAAGGTTCCTATTTGGTCGGCATAATTGCCGGCATGACTTCAAAGACGGGCGTTGTCGGCTTCATTGGCGGAATGGACATCGGACTGATTCACCGGTTCGAAGGCGGGTACGAGCAGGGCGCCAAATCGGTGAATCCCAACATACAGGTCATCCAGAATTACGTGGGCGTCACGGACGCGGCCTGGAACAATCCCGGAAAGGGAAAAGAGATTGCGCTCGCGCAGATTAGTAAAGGCGCTGACGTGATCTTCACCGCGGCCGGAAACTCAGGACTCGGCGCGTTCGACGCAGTCGAGCAAGCGGGAACCGCGAACGGCCGCGCGACACATTTCGTAATCGGCGTCGATTCCAACCAGAACATGGTGAAGCCGGGATTTGTGCTGACCAGCATGATCAAACGGGTGGATAACGCGGTCTATGACATTGTGAAGAATGTCGTCGAAGGAAAGTTTCAGGGAGGCTTTCACGTGTTCGGGCTGGAAAGCGACGGCGTTGGTTATGTGATGGATACTCACAACGAGAAGCTTGTTTCACCAGAGGCCATCAAAGCTTCGGAAGAAGCCAAGAAGAAAATTATCGCCAAGGAAATCACAGTGATCGATCGAATGACTCAATGA
- a CDS encoding ABC transporter ATP-binding protein: MIELRNITKRFGAVLANDAVSIKVEPGTIHAIVGENGAGKSTAMRIAYGFYTSDSGEILINGEPREIRTPHDAIAAGIGMVHQHFMLVEPMTVAENIVLGAEPGSAASLDLQKAVADIRRVSDEFKLAVDPNATIESLSVGQQQRVELLKALYRHAQLLILDEPTAVLTPQEVEEFFAILRSMRTQGKTIVIITHKLDEVLAISDDVTVMRDGKVVGNVKTRETNAAELARLMVGREVLLRVEKPDAKPAGAVLSTRGLSILGRDGTRRLNEVSLEIRAGEIVGIAGVEGNGQTELIEALAGLIPGSHITGTISFEGQDITRSDARRRKELGIAHVPEDRHRRGLLLDSSLGENTILGVHYRKPAVMGPGAIILNERGIQRRTEQVIRDFDVRPPNPALHARALSGGNQQKLIIGREFELPPKLLLVSQPTRGVDIGAIEFIHRKIVELRDSGCAVLLVSAELEEVTALSDRLLVLHEGKIVGEVDPKVTTNEEIGLMMTGGGRS; the protein is encoded by the coding sequence ATGATTGAGTTACGCAACATCACAAAGCGATTTGGTGCGGTCCTCGCCAACGACGCAGTCAGCATCAAGGTTGAGCCCGGAACCATTCATGCCATCGTCGGTGAAAATGGCGCGGGCAAATCGACCGCGATGCGGATCGCTTATGGCTTTTACACATCCGACAGCGGCGAGATTCTGATAAACGGCGAGCCACGCGAGATTCGCACGCCGCATGACGCGATTGCGGCCGGCATTGGTATGGTGCACCAGCACTTTATGTTGGTTGAACCGATGACTGTCGCTGAGAACATTGTGCTCGGGGCCGAACCGGGGAGCGCAGCTTCGCTCGATCTACAAAAAGCTGTCGCAGACATCCGCAGAGTTTCAGATGAATTCAAACTCGCGGTCGATCCGAACGCCACCATTGAAAGTCTATCGGTCGGCCAGCAACAGCGCGTTGAATTGCTTAAGGCACTCTACCGTCACGCGCAGTTGCTGATCCTTGATGAGCCCACGGCCGTGCTCACACCGCAGGAAGTCGAGGAGTTCTTCGCGATCCTGCGCTCGATGCGCACCCAGGGAAAGACGATTGTAATCATCACGCACAAGCTGGATGAGGTGCTTGCGATTTCGGACGACGTAACGGTGATGCGCGACGGCAAAGTGGTGGGAAACGTTAAGACGCGCGAGACTAACGCAGCTGAATTGGCGCGCCTGATGGTTGGCCGCGAGGTGCTCTTGCGAGTCGAGAAACCTGATGCCAAACCCGCGGGCGCCGTGCTTAGCACGCGTGGTCTTTCCATCCTGGGGCGTGACGGAACCAGGCGCCTGAACGAAGTTTCGCTTGAAATCCGGGCCGGAGAAATCGTGGGCATCGCCGGCGTCGAAGGTAACGGGCAGACGGAATTGATCGAAGCTCTGGCCGGCTTGATCCCCGGATCTCACATCACCGGCACGATTAGTTTCGAGGGCCAGGACATTACGCGCTCGGATGCGCGACGACGAAAGGAACTCGGCATCGCGCACGTGCCTGAAGATCGTCACCGGCGCGGCTTGTTGCTGGATTCCAGTCTCGGAGAAAACACGATCCTGGGTGTTCACTATCGGAAGCCCGCAGTGATGGGACCGGGTGCAATAATCCTTAACGAACGAGGAATACAACGCCGGACCGAGCAGGTCATTCGCGATTTCGATGTGAGACCGCCAAATCCGGCCCTGCATGCGCGCGCGCTATCAGGGGGCAATCAACAGAAGCTAATCATCGGCAGGGAATTCGAGCTGCCGCCAAAGCTTTTGCTGGTGTCACAACCTACGCGCGGTGTTGATATCGGCGCGATCGAGTTCATTCACCGCAAGATTGTGGAATTGCGCGATTCAGGCTGCGCAGTGTTACTGGTTTCGGCTGAGCTGGAGGAAGTGACGGCGCTTTCTGATCGTCTGTTGGTGCTGCACGAGGGAAAGATCGTTGGGGAAGTTGATCCGAAGGTGACCACCAACGAAGAGATAGGCTTGATGATGACCGGAGGAGGAAGATCTTAG
- a CDS encoding ABC transporter permease, translating into MKLLQEILFPVIAVVAALVVGGIVVLIIGDNPIQTYKLMFGSAFSWPDGIGYTLFNATPLIFTGLAVAVAFRCGLLNIGAEGQLYIGAFAAAWVGLKFGAPAAANTVVSQFVQLPGIILLPLCCIAAIVAGAIWGGIPGLLKAKFGSHEVINTIMLNFIAVALVSYFTQYFYKVPGDPIMQTAPISPSAHISRLGRFIPGLPERIPLNLSFILAILACVFVYLLLWKTRWGYEIRATGQNPSAAEYGGISIRKQIILAMAISGGLAGMVGINEVLGYRYVYYDGFSANYGFVGIAVALLGRNHPVGVFLAAILFAILLRGGIFVDAYTVHVSKDIVDMLQGIVIIFVAAEAMFRGPLKKFGLLRRAKI; encoded by the coding sequence ATGAAACTCTTACAGGAAATCTTGTTCCCCGTGATCGCCGTTGTGGCTGCCTTAGTTGTCGGCGGCATCGTGGTTCTCATTATCGGTGACAATCCGATCCAGACTTACAAGTTGATGTTCGGGAGCGCTTTTTCCTGGCCAGATGGCATCGGCTACACCCTCTTCAATGCAACTCCTTTAATTTTTACGGGCCTCGCGGTGGCGGTCGCTTTTCGTTGTGGCCTCTTAAATATCGGCGCGGAAGGTCAACTCTATATCGGTGCGTTTGCCGCGGCGTGGGTGGGCCTCAAGTTTGGAGCTCCAGCGGCAGCGAATACGGTTGTCTCGCAGTTCGTGCAGCTTCCTGGAATTATTCTGCTGCCGCTTTGCTGCATCGCCGCGATTGTCGCCGGGGCGATATGGGGAGGCATACCGGGCCTGCTTAAAGCTAAATTCGGATCGCATGAAGTTATCAACACGATCATGTTGAACTTCATCGCGGTCGCTTTGGTCAGTTACTTCACACAGTATTTTTATAAGGTTCCGGGCGACCCGATCATGCAGACGGCGCCCATCAGTCCCAGCGCACACATTTCCCGGCTGGGTAGGTTTATTCCGGGACTGCCCGAGCGAATTCCGCTGAATCTGTCGTTTATTCTGGCGATTCTCGCGTGTGTGTTTGTTTACCTTCTGCTGTGGAAGACGCGTTGGGGCTATGAAATCCGGGCCACCGGACAGAATCCTTCGGCCGCTGAATACGGTGGCATTTCGATCCGGAAGCAGATCATTCTGGCGATGGCGATCTCCGGCGGGTTGGCTGGCATGGTGGGAATTAACGAAGTCCTCGGCTATCGCTACGTGTACTACGACGGCTTTTCCGCGAACTATGGCTTCGTCGGGATCGCAGTCGCGTTGTTGGGCCGCAATCATCCGGTCGGAGTTTTTCTCGCGGCGATTCTGTTCGCGATTCTGTTGCGAGGGGGAATCTTTGTTGATGCCTACACGGTGCATGTTTCCAAAGATATCGTGGACATGCTGCAAGGCATTGTGATCATCTTTGTCGCCGCTGAGGCTATGTTCCGTGGGCCGCTGAAGAAGTTTGGATTATTGAGACGAGCGAAGATATGA
- a CDS encoding ABC transporter permease has protein sequence MRQLFTFALLFSTLRLATPLVLAAMGGLYSERAGVINIALEGLMLAGAFTAASVTYYAHNPWVGLLGGMVAGAMVAMVLAVACIRFKADQVVTGTGINILFLGLPAVLSGALFLSSGSTPQIPQENLLPELSHLLPGFLPQWRVLTDVSIVTVLALIVVALTFYVLYRTPFGLRLRAVGENPEAADAAGVSVNRIRYIGVILSGALAGIGGAYLSIGQSSLFTRNMTAGRGFIALAALIFGKWRPVQTMLACLLFGFADALTIQMQGVAKLPSGEDIPVQFIQMIPYVVTIIVLAGFIGQSRAPKAIGIPYEKER, from the coding sequence ATGCGCCAACTCTTTACATTTGCCCTTCTGTTTTCAACCCTGCGACTCGCGACGCCGCTCGTGCTCGCGGCGATGGGCGGTTTGTATTCTGAGCGGGCCGGCGTCATCAACATCGCGCTCGAAGGACTAATGCTGGCCGGGGCCTTTACTGCAGCGTCGGTCACTTACTATGCGCACAATCCGTGGGTTGGCCTGCTCGGCGGAATGGTTGCCGGCGCCATGGTGGCCATGGTGCTGGCCGTCGCATGCATTCGCTTCAAGGCGGACCAGGTCGTTACCGGCACGGGCATCAACATTTTGTTCCTCGGTTTGCCGGCCGTGCTGAGCGGTGCGCTGTTTCTTTCTTCAGGCTCCACGCCGCAGATTCCACAAGAGAATCTTCTGCCTGAGCTGTCGCATCTGCTTCCGGGGTTTCTGCCGCAGTGGCGCGTACTCACGGATGTTTCGATCGTGACCGTGTTGGCGCTGATTGTCGTTGCTCTTACCTTTTACGTTTTGTATCGCACGCCGTTTGGCCTGCGTCTGCGCGCGGTGGGCGAAAATCCTGAGGCCGCCGATGCTGCGGGCGTCAGCGTCAATCGCATTCGTTACATCGGCGTAATCCTGTCCGGCGCGCTCGCGGGAATCGGCGGGGCGTATCTTTCGATCGGCCAGTCATCACTGTTTACGCGCAACATGACCGCCGGTCGCGGCTTCATCGCCCTGGCGGCCCTGATCTTCGGCAAGTGGCGGCCGGTACAAACAATGCTCGCCTGTTTGCTGTTCGGGTTCGCCGATGCTTTAACGATTCAAATGCAGGGCGTTGCCAAACTTCCCTCGGGTGAAGACATTCCAGTCCAATTCATTCAGATGATTCCCTACGTCGTTACGATCATCGTGCTGGCCGGCTTCATCGGCCAATCGCGCGCCCCGAAAGCGATCGGCATTCCCTACGAAAAGGAAAGGTAG
- a CDS encoding purine-nucleoside phosphorylase, translating into MSAEPVSSSLYERAEKAARMIRGRTQTESPVAIVLGSGLGGFADELSAATAIPYAEIPGFARATVEGHAGRLVVGKIGESAVAAMQGRFHFYEGYSLEDVTFPIRVLKLLGVQTLILTNASGALNVEFTPGSLMVITDHINLLGVNPLIGPNDERFGARFPDLSNTYAHDLQDIVLKEARAMGMKMGRGVYASLTGPSYETPAEIHMVRALGADAVGMSTVPEAIVARHMDMKVVGISCITNLAAGVSDQPVDHSQVMATGEQVREQFTELLRRVIPKLS; encoded by the coding sequence ATGTCAGCAGAACCAGTCTCTTCATCACTTTATGAACGCGCAGAAAAAGCTGCGCGCATGATTCGCGGCCGCACACAAACCGAAAGCCCGGTCGCAATCGTTCTGGGCAGCGGTTTGGGCGGGTTCGCTGATGAACTGTCCGCCGCGACTGCGATTCCGTACGCCGAAATACCCGGCTTTGCGCGCGCGACCGTCGAGGGGCATGCGGGTCGTTTGGTTGTCGGGAAGATTGGCGAGTCGGCTGTCGCCGCGATGCAGGGACGATTTCATTTTTACGAAGGCTACTCGCTGGAAGACGTCACGTTTCCGATTCGCGTGCTTAAGCTGCTCGGCGTGCAGACGCTGATTCTGACAAACGCGTCCGGAGCGCTCAACGTCGAGTTCACGCCGGGCTCGCTGATGGTGATTACCGATCACATCAATTTGTTGGGCGTGAATCCGCTGATTGGGCCAAATGACGAACGTTTTGGCGCGCGCTTTCCGGACTTGTCCAATACTTACGCGCATGATTTGCAGGACATCGTTTTGAAGGAAGCGCGTGCGATGGGCATGAAAATGGGGCGTGGTGTCTACGCGTCGTTGACCGGCCCAAGTTACGAAACGCCGGCTGAGATTCACATGGTGCGTGCCCTGGGAGCTGATGCCGTGGGCATGAGCACGGTACCTGAGGCAATCGTCGCGCGCCACATGGACATGAAGGTTGTGGGTATCTCGTGCATCACAAATCTGGCCGCCGGGGTCTCAGATCAGCCGGTCGATCACAGTCAGGTGATGGCTACCGGCGAACAAGTGCGGGAACAGTTTACGGAACTGTTGAGAAGGGTGATTCCGAAACTATCCTAA
- the udk gene encoding uridine kinase — protein sequence MIIGICGGTGSGKTTVANRILESVRADEVVFIQQDLYYRDLKDMPLDYRNAANFDHPDALDNDLLVNHLKKLSAGEPVELPIYDFKTHTRLPATTRVEPKPIVIVEGILIFAEPRLLEQMDIKVFVDTPDDIRFIRRLGRDIAERGRTLDSVIEQYMATVRPMHMQFVEPSRRFADVIIPEGGHNLVSVDLISGKIRERLARDVKVGGQI from the coding sequence ATGATCATCGGTATTTGTGGCGGAACTGGATCTGGTAAGACCACGGTCGCGAATCGCATTCTTGAATCGGTCAGGGCTGATGAAGTCGTCTTCATTCAGCAGGACCTCTATTACCGCGACTTGAAAGACATGCCGCTCGATTATCGCAATGCGGCGAACTTCGATCATCCGGACGCGCTCGACAACGACCTGCTGGTAAATCACTTGAAGAAGCTGAGTGCCGGCGAACCAGTCGAGCTGCCGATTTATGATTTCAAGACGCACACGCGCTTGCCGGCGACGACGCGCGTTGAGCCGAAGCCGATAGTCATTGTCGAAGGCATTCTGATCTTTGCCGAGCCGCGGCTGCTCGAACAGATGGACATCAAAGTTTTTGTCGACACGCCGGACGACATTCGCTTCATTCGCCGTCTGGGCCGCGACATCGCCGAGCGTGGCCGAACTCTGGACTCGGTGATTGAGCAGTACATGGCGACCGTCCGCCCGATGCACATGCAGTTTGTCGAACCGTCCCGGCGTTTTGCCGACGTAATTATCCCCGAAGGTGGTCATAATCTTGTGAGCGTCGACTTGATTAGCGGAAAGATTCGCGAGAGGCTGGCAAGAGATGTCAAAGTTGGAGGCCAGATTTGA
- a CDS encoding cytidine deaminase — translation MSETENLIKVATDARLCSRAPFSNFLVGAALRTTEGKIYTGCNIESASYGLTVCAERVAIWKALSECERDFTDLVVVVDTEQLTPPCGTCRQIIWEYCKEAKITLANLKGQNEVVDIRELLPKAFDARFLNENSGPQK, via the coding sequence TTGAGCGAAACTGAAAACTTGATCAAGGTGGCGACGGACGCGCGGCTCTGTTCGCGAGCGCCGTTTTCGAACTTTCTCGTGGGCGCAGCGCTGCGCACTACCGAAGGAAAGATCTACACCGGCTGCAATATTGAGAGCGCAAGCTACGGCCTGACCGTGTGCGCTGAGCGCGTCGCGATTTGGAAAGCTCTGTCCGAGTGTGAGCGCGACTTCACCGATCTCGTCGTGGTGGTGGATACCGAACAACTGACGCCTCCGTGCGGGACCTGCCGGCAAATCATCTGGGAGTATTGCAAGGAGGCGAAGATCACACTCGCGAATCTGAAGGGCCAAAACGAAGTGGTTGATATTCGCGAGCTATTGCCGAAGGCGTTTGATGCGAGATTTTTGAACGAGAATTCCGGCCCGCAGAAGTAG
- a CDS encoding amidohydrolase, with the protein MDLIIKGGTIVTMDGSRRVIENGGVAVKGGRIVAVGRAAEIERNYAAREVINATDKVVIPGLINGHTHVPMTLFRGIADDLDLQDWLTKYIFPAEAKNVTEDFVRAGTRLGLAEMIRGGTTTYCDMYYFEDAIADETFKAGVRGVLGETVIDFPVADNKTYEEGLAYVERFVKKWKGNALIVPAIAPHAPYTVSEDHLKAARALSDRLGCPIVIHISETKREVDDSIKAKGAPPIVYLDRIGFLSNRVIAAHVVWPMANELNLLKKHGVGMVHNPQSNMKLASGVAPVPQMLKENLAVGLGTDGAASNHDLSLWEEIDTAAKLHKLFSNDPKVVTAEEAFEMATIRGARALHLEKEIGSIEKGKRADLVVVDLNELNQTPYYNIYSNLVYSTKADDVRTVIIEGRVIMRDRRLLTLNEEAIKADARRYRDKVVRSVGMKTLPEE; encoded by the coding sequence GTGGACTTAATCATTAAAGGCGGCACCATCGTCACGATGGACGGCTCGCGCCGCGTAATCGAAAACGGCGGCGTGGCCGTGAAAGGCGGGCGCATTGTGGCCGTGGGGCGCGCGGCTGAAATTGAACGCAACTACGCGGCGCGCGAAGTAATCAACGCGACGGACAAGGTCGTCATTCCCGGTCTTATCAACGGGCACACGCACGTGCCGATGACGCTGTTCCGCGGCATCGCCGACGATCTGGACCTGCAGGACTGGCTCACCAAGTACATCTTTCCGGCGGAAGCGAAGAACGTCACCGAAGACTTTGTTCGCGCCGGCACACGTCTCGGCCTGGCCGAAATGATTCGCGGGGGAACGACGACCTACTGCGACATGTATTACTTCGAAGATGCGATCGCCGACGAGACGTTCAAGGCCGGCGTGCGCGGCGTGCTGGGCGAAACGGTCATTGATTTTCCGGTCGCCGATAACAAGACGTACGAGGAAGGGCTCGCCTACGTAGAGCGGTTCGTGAAGAAATGGAAGGGGAACGCTCTGATTGTTCCCGCGATCGCCCCGCACGCGCCGTACACGGTTTCCGAAGATCATTTGAAAGCTGCGCGCGCCCTCTCTGATCGCCTTGGCTGTCCAATTGTCATTCATATTTCGGAAACGAAGCGTGAGGTTGATGACAGCATTAAGGCCAAAGGCGCGCCACCAATTGTTTATCTCGACCGGATTGGCTTTCTGAGCAATCGCGTTATCGCGGCGCACGTTGTTTGGCCGATGGCGAACGAGCTGAATCTGCTGAAGAAACACGGCGTCGGCATGGTTCACAATCCGCAGTCGAACATGAAGCTGGCTTCGGGTGTGGCGCCCGTTCCGCAAATGCTAAAAGAAAACCTGGCGGTAGGTTTGGGCACTGACGGCGCGGCATCGAACCACGACCTGAGTCTCTGGGAAGAGATCGACACGGCCGCGAAGCTGCACAAACTGTTCAGCAACGATCCGAAAGTTGTGACGGCGGAAGAGGCTTTCGAGATGGCGACGATTCGTGGCGCGCGCGCGCTGCATCTCGAAAAGGAAATAGGTTCGATCGAGAAAGGGAAGCGCGCCGACCTGGTGGTGGTTGATCTCAACGAGCTTAACCAGACGCCGTACTACAACATCTATTCAAATCTGGTTTACTCCACCAAAGCCGATGACGTCCGTACTGTCATCATCGAAGGCCGCGTCATCATGCGCGACCGCCGCTTGCTGACCTTGAACGAAGAAGCCATCAAAGCCGACGCCCGGCGTTACCGCGACAAAGTCGTGCGCAGCGTGGGCATGAAGACGCTTCCGGAAGAGTAG